The Petropleomorpha daqingensis genome includes a window with the following:
- a CDS encoding DUF1345 domain-containing protein — translation MDEVSSATVGRERRIISWRRLLVSLAAGAAAAVAVALVGSVRLSVLVGWTVAASAVLGWVWRISWPQDYGGTKRLAEDEGRSHVTDTAVLVAAVASLVAVLVGVVSTSRHDAVAVVAVVLAVVDTILSWALVNTVFALKYARLYYAGGDGGISFEENQRPAYSDFAYLAFTVGMSFAVSDTGLADAQMRKVGLGHALLSYLFGTVLIAVSVSLLTNV, via the coding sequence GTGGACGAGGTCAGCTCTGCGACCGTCGGCCGGGAACGCCGGATCATCTCGTGGCGCCGCCTGCTGGTCTCCCTCGCCGCAGGGGCGGCGGCCGCGGTCGCCGTGGCTCTGGTCGGGTCCGTCCGCCTGAGCGTCCTCGTCGGCTGGACCGTGGCCGCGTCGGCCGTCCTCGGATGGGTCTGGCGGATCAGCTGGCCGCAGGACTACGGCGGCACCAAGCGCCTGGCGGAGGACGAGGGGCGGTCCCACGTCACCGACACGGCGGTCCTCGTCGCCGCCGTGGCCAGCCTGGTCGCGGTGCTCGTCGGCGTGGTCAGCACGAGTCGTCACGACGCCGTCGCGGTCGTGGCCGTCGTCCTCGCCGTCGTGGACACGATCCTCTCCTGGGCGCTGGTGAACACGGTCTTCGCCCTCAAGTACGCGCGGCTCTACTACGCGGGCGGGGACGGCGGCATCAGCTTCGAGGAGAACCAGCGCCCCGCCTACAGCGACTTCGCCTACCTCGCTTTCACCGTCGGCATGTCCTTCGCGGTGTCCGACACCGGGCTGGCGGACGCGCAGATGCGCAAGGTCGGACTGGGGCACGCGCTGCTGTCCTACCTGTTCGGCACCGTGCTCATCGCCGTCTCCGTCAGCCTGCTGACCAATGTCTGA